A window of the Dyadobacter pollutisoli genome harbors these coding sequences:
- a CDS encoding efflux RND transporter permease subunit, translating into MKFVETILKRPSMIIVLFAILFIGGLASYTQLSYVLLPEFSVPTITITTLYPGAAPTEVEAEISKKIEDAVSGLDNIEEVTSKSYESASLVIVQFKAGTDIDKALEDAQRDVNNMLSDLPDDAETPSLSKISPSDQPIMQLLATSSLPNEVFYQQVEDKYLPVLQQIPGVAEINMVGGDQREIRVNVNNDKLNFYGLSLLQVTQAINQANVDFPTGKVKSPSENMTLRLAGKFASLDDIRSLVITSPVNGSPIRVGDVAEITDGLTDAESISRYNGVNGIGMFIKKQSDANAVEISKSVQAKLAAIEKANAKDKVKFGIAYDSSIFTLESVEAVTHDLIIAVILVAAVMLLFLHSFRNAFIVMVSVPASLIAAFLFMYVMGYSLNLMTLLALSLVIGILVDDSIVILENIQRHLEMGKDRWTATVDGVTEIGFAALAITLVIVVVFVPITMVNSVIADLLRQFSLTVAFATMVSLLVSFTLTPWMTSKMARIEHLDPKNPVQAFLLWFEKGLTKLTKWYHGSLEWVLSHKLAFSGILIAIFAMTAWVMSLGIIGSEFVAEGDQGKFLLTMKLDKSASLQQNNLNARSIEDYLRKKPEVKTIFANVGGASTGLNSSGQGETNRTELTIELVPVEERKNAQPTEDYMLAVRKELEQKFAGVEFNSAAVGIVNSGTAPIEIFLSGDNLDEILVAANDLANRLRQTPGANDVNVSVEAGNPEVRVDIDREKMAKLGLDIQTVGATMQNAFAGNDDSKYRDSGEDYDIRIMLDAFDRKNPDDVKSITFYSPAAKRPVRLAEFANVTLSTGPSIVERKNRRSSVTVTANTLGIGSGTLVSNIQAGLVQHPLPSDIILTWGGDAKNQSEGFGSLGLAMLAGLLLVYFIMVLLYDSFIYPFVVLFSIPVAVVGALLALALSSSNIGIFALLGMLMLIGLVVKNAILIVDFANQQKAQGIPFRKAILIAGEERLRPILMTTIAMVIGMIPIATATGAGAEWKNSLAWVLIGGLTSSMLLTIYLVPMAYYLVDRVGEKWTAFRLRTGKVRESVVVEEI; encoded by the coding sequence TATTGAAGAAGTTACCTCCAAATCATACGAAAGCGCTTCGCTGGTGATCGTGCAGTTCAAAGCTGGTACCGACATTGATAAAGCACTGGAAGATGCGCAGCGTGATGTAAATAACATGCTGAGTGACTTGCCGGACGATGCGGAAACGCCTTCTTTGTCCAAAATATCGCCTAGCGACCAGCCAATTATGCAGCTGCTGGCCACATCCAGTCTGCCCAACGAAGTGTTTTATCAGCAGGTAGAAGACAAGTACCTGCCTGTTCTTCAACAGATCCCGGGCGTTGCCGAGATCAATATGGTGGGTGGTGACCAGCGCGAGATCCGTGTGAATGTGAATAATGATAAGCTCAACTTTTACGGCTTGTCGCTGTTGCAGGTAACACAAGCCATTAACCAGGCTAATGTGGATTTCCCGACGGGGAAAGTAAAAAGCCCTTCTGAAAATATGACGCTTCGTCTGGCTGGTAAATTCGCTTCGCTTGACGACATTCGTAGCCTGGTGATCACGTCGCCTGTCAACGGAAGCCCGATTCGGGTAGGCGACGTAGCTGAAATTACCGATGGGCTCACCGATGCCGAGAGTATCAGCCGGTACAATGGCGTCAACGGGATTGGTATGTTTATCAAAAAACAGTCCGATGCCAATGCCGTGGAGATCAGTAAATCGGTTCAGGCGAAACTCGCTGCCATTGAAAAAGCCAATGCAAAGGACAAGGTCAAATTTGGGATTGCATACGACAGCAGCATTTTTACATTGGAATCGGTTGAGGCAGTTACCCATGACCTGATCATTGCGGTGATCCTGGTAGCGGCGGTAATGCTGCTTTTCCTTCATAGTTTCCGGAATGCATTCATTGTAATGGTTTCAGTACCAGCATCATTGATCGCCGCATTCTTGTTTATGTATGTGATGGGTTACTCGCTCAACCTGATGACATTGCTCGCATTGTCGCTGGTAATCGGTATTCTGGTCGATGACTCCATTGTAATATTGGAAAATATTCAGCGGCACCTTGAAATGGGTAAAGATCGCTGGACGGCCACGGTAGACGGTGTTACTGAAATCGGTTTTGCAGCATTGGCCATTACACTGGTGATTGTAGTCGTATTTGTTCCGATCACCATGGTTAATTCCGTGATTGCGGATTTGCTACGCCAGTTCTCGCTGACGGTAGCATTTGCGACAATGGTCAGCTTGCTGGTGAGCTTCACGCTTACGCCCTGGATGACCTCCAAGATGGCGCGTATCGAGCATCTTGATCCGAAAAATCCTGTTCAGGCATTTTTACTATGGTTTGAAAAAGGGTTGACCAAGCTGACGAAATGGTATCACGGAAGTTTGGAATGGGTTTTGAGCCACAAACTGGCCTTCTCGGGAATACTGATAGCCATATTCGCGATGACTGCCTGGGTAATGAGCCTTGGAATTATCGGTTCCGAGTTTGTTGCCGAAGGTGACCAGGGCAAGTTCCTGCTCACGATGAAGCTTGATAAAAGTGCTTCGCTGCAACAGAATAACCTCAATGCGAGAAGTATTGAAGACTATTTGAGGAAAAAACCGGAAGTGAAAACCATTTTTGCGAACGTAGGTGGTGCCAGTACCGGCTTGAACAGTTCAGGCCAGGGCGAGACCAATCGTACTGAGCTTACCATTGAGCTGGTTCCCGTGGAGGAAAGAAAGAATGCACAACCTACTGAGGACTATATGTTGGCAGTGAGGAAAGAACTGGAACAAAAGTTCGCAGGTGTGGAATTTAATTCCGCAGCGGTGGGTATAGTGAATTCCGGAACTGCCCCTATTGAGATATTCCTTAGCGGCGATAATCTCGACGAAATCCTGGTAGCGGCCAATGATCTGGCGAACCGTCTGAGACAAACGCCGGGAGCTAATGATGTGAATGTCTCGGTGGAAGCTGGAAATCCTGAGGTGAGGGTAGACATTGATCGCGAAAAAATGGCCAAGCTCGGTCTGGATATTCAGACTGTCGGAGCCACCATGCAGAACGCATTCGCAGGTAATGATGATTCCAAATACCGCGACAGCGGTGAAGATTATGACATCCGGATCATGCTGGATGCTTTTGACCGGAAGAATCCTGACGATGTGAAAAGCATCACTTTTTACAGTCCGGCGGCCAAGCGTCCGGTACGACTGGCAGAGTTTGCAAACGTCACATTGAGCACAGGGCCTTCGATCGTGGAACGGAAAAATCGACGTTCATCAGTGACTGTAACCGCTAATACATTAGGGATTGGTTCAGGAACGTTAGTGAGCAATATTCAAGCAGGTTTGGTGCAGCATCCGCTGCCATCAGACATTATTCTTACGTGGGGAGGAGATGCCAAGAACCAGAGTGAAGGGTTCGGATCGCTGGGTCTCGCGATGCTGGCAGGGTTGCTTCTGGTGTATTTTATCATGGTACTGCTTTACGACAGCTTTATCTATCCGTTTGTCGTATTGTTCTCCATTCCTGTTGCAGTGGTAGGAGCATTGCTGGCACTGGCATTATCATCCTCAAACATCGGGATTTTCGCCTTGCTGGGTATGCTGATGCTGATCGGGCTTGTAGTTAAAAATGCAATTCTGATCGTCGACTTTGCGAATCAGCAAAAAGCACAGGGTATTCCGTTCCGAAAGGCGATCCTGATCGCAGGTGAAGAACGGCTGAGACCGATCCTGATGACGACGATCGCAATGGTTATCGGGATGATCCCAATCGCCACAGCAACTGGTGCAGGGGCGGAATGGAAGAACTCGCTGGCATGGGTTTTAATAGGCGGATTGACCAGTTCGATGCTGCTTACCATCTATCTGGTACCTATGGCATACTATTTGGTCGACAGGGTGGGCGAAAAATGGACGGCATTCAGATTACGCACCGGTAAGGTACGGGAAAGTGTTGTGGTAGAGGAAATTTAG